The following are encoded together in the Pseudomonas sediminis genome:
- the nosP gene encoding nitric oxide-sensing protein NosP, whose translation MALEQSEGVLSAVSSTKDVELAAQELARQLIHPYLGFVLFFCSAEYDLDGLGQALEAHFGGVSLVGCTSAGEITPQGYGRGCVVALGFDLRCFSIASVLIDEMERFNLLDAQQLVDGLVKSCRSNELASIKGHSFALTLLDGLSSREELVLGALSAALGSIPHFGGSAGDDNHLTHTHVYHGGRFHSGAAVVVLFNTWLEFEVFSTHHIQPSAEKLVVTRADSATRRVYELNAAPAAQEYAELIGVPVEALDLRAFAAYPLAVRISDHYYVRSIQQVHDDLSLTFYCAVENGIVLTAMHPGPLLPNLQQLFAGLEQRLGPLLLTIGCDCFLRRLEIENDGGVESVATLLRQQRVIGFNTYGEQFNGMHINQTFTGVAIGRPVGRAER comes from the coding sequence ATGGCCTTGGAACAGTCGGAGGGGGTGCTCAGCGCCGTCTCCAGCACGAAGGATGTGGAGTTGGCCGCCCAGGAACTGGCACGCCAGCTGATCCACCCCTATCTCGGTTTCGTGCTGTTCTTCTGCTCGGCCGAGTACGATCTCGACGGCCTCGGCCAGGCGCTGGAGGCGCATTTCGGCGGCGTCAGCCTGGTCGGCTGTACCAGCGCCGGCGAGATCACCCCGCAGGGCTACGGCCGTGGTTGTGTGGTGGCGCTGGGCTTCGACCTGCGCTGTTTCTCCATCGCCAGCGTGCTGATCGACGAGATGGAGCGTTTCAATCTACTCGACGCGCAGCAACTGGTCGATGGCCTGGTCAAGAGTTGCCGCAGCAACGAGCTGGCCTCGATCAAGGGGCACAGCTTCGCCCTGACCCTGCTCGACGGTCTTTCCAGCCGCGAAGAACTGGTGCTCGGCGCGCTCAGTGCGGCGCTGGGCAGCATCCCGCACTTCGGCGGCTCGGCCGGCGACGACAACCACCTGACCCACACCCACGTCTATCACGGCGGCCGCTTTCATAGCGGCGCGGCGGTGGTGGTGCTGTTCAACACCTGGCTGGAGTTCGAGGTGTTCAGCACCCATCACATCCAGCCCAGTGCGGAAAAACTGGTGGTGACACGCGCCGACAGCGCCACGCGCCGGGTGTACGAACTCAATGCCGCACCGGCCGCACAGGAATATGCCGAGCTGATCGGGGTGCCGGTCGAGGCGTTGGATCTGCGGGCGTTCGCCGCCTATCCGCTGGCGGTGCGCATCAGCGATCACTACTACGTGCGCTCGATCCAGCAGGTGCACGACGACCTCAGCCTGACCTTCTACTGCGCGGTGGAGAACGGCATCGTCCTTACCGCCATGCACCCCGGCCCCTTGCTGCCCAACCTGCAGCAACTGTTCGCCGGGCTGGAGCAGCGCCTCGGTCCGCTGCTGCTGACCATCGGCTGCGACTGCTTCCTGCGCCGCCTGGAGATCGAGAACGATGGCGGCGTCGAGTCGGTCGCCACGCTGCTGCGCCAGCAGCGGGTGATCGGCTTCAACACCTACGGAGAGCAGTTCAATGGCATGCACATCAACCAGACCTTCACCGGCGTCGCCATTGGCCGACCTGTTGGGCGTGCCGAGCGCTGA
- a CDS encoding transcriptional repressor, which yields MSTQTQLSRSVSAGLDTRQCREWLQAAGLRFSMPRLKVVEALCSANDEQGISARALHQQLSEAGEPLSLVSVRQVLRRMEENGLVQTTGRSRYRLSAPDQ from the coding sequence ATGTCGACCCAAACCCAGCTTTCTCGTTCAGTTTCCGCAGGCCTGGACACGCGTCAGTGTCGTGAGTGGTTGCAGGCTGCCGGGCTGCGCTTCAGCATGCCCCGGCTCAAGGTGGTGGAGGCGTTGTGCAGCGCCAATGACGAGCAGGGAATATCCGCGCGCGCACTCCACCAGCAATTGAGTGAGGCCGGCGAACCGCTGTCGCTGGTCAGCGTGCGCCAGGTGCTGCGGCGTATGGAGGAGAATGGCTTGGTGCAGACGACGGGGCGTAGCCGCTATCGCCTGAGCGCGCCGGATCAATGA
- the tal gene encoding transaldolase — translation MTSKLEQLKQFTTVVADTGDLDAIARLQPVDATTNPSLLLKAAALPRYADLLNQAMSAGKGDLGLACDHFAVAVGQEILKVIPGRISTEVDARLSFDTDATLRRAQRLIGLYEKAGIGRERVLIKIASTWEGIRAAEQLEKAGVQTNLTLLFAFAQAQACADAGIFLISPFVGRIYDWYKKAEGRDFVGSEDPGVQSVTRIYDYYKANAYDTVVMGASFRNIGQIEALAGCDRLTISPELLQKLAEDDGQLTRQLAPGAAGEPRQSLDEGGFRWALNEDAMATEKLAEGIRLFARDQEKLEALLAAKA, via the coding sequence ATGACCTCCAAGCTGGAACAACTCAAGCAGTTCACTACCGTAGTCGCCGACACCGGTGACCTCGATGCCATCGCCCGCCTGCAACCGGTGGATGCCACCACCAACCCCTCGCTGCTGCTCAAGGCGGCTGCCCTGCCTCGTTATGCCGACCTGCTGAATCAGGCCATGAGTGCTGGCAAGGGTGACCTGGGGCTGGCCTGCGATCATTTCGCGGTCGCCGTCGGCCAGGAGATCCTCAAGGTCATCCCGGGGCGAATTTCCACCGAAGTCGATGCGCGCCTGTCGTTCGACACCGACGCGACCCTGCGCCGCGCCCAGCGTCTGATCGGCCTTTACGAAAAAGCGGGCATTGGCCGCGAGCGCGTACTGATCAAGATCGCTTCGACCTGGGAGGGCATCCGCGCCGCCGAGCAGTTGGAAAAAGCCGGCGTGCAGACCAACCTGACGCTGCTGTTCGCCTTTGCCCAAGCGCAGGCCTGCGCCGATGCCGGCATATTCCTGATCTCACCGTTCGTGGGGCGCATCTACGATTGGTACAAGAAAGCCGAGGGCCGTGATTTCGTTGGCAGCGAAGATCCAGGCGTGCAATCGGTCACGCGCATCTACGACTACTACAAGGCCAATGCCTACGACACCGTGGTGATGGGTGCGAGCTTCCGCAACATCGGCCAGATCGAAGCGCTGGCGGGCTGTGACCGCCTTACCATCAGCCCCGAGCTGCTGCAGAAGCTGGCAGAAGACGACGGCCAGCTCACTCGTCAACTCGCCCCTGGCGCTGCCGGCGAACCTCGCCAGAGCCTCGATGAAGGCGGCTTCCGCTGGGCTCTGAACGAGGATGCCATGGCTACCGAAAAACTGGCCGAGGGCATCCGCCTGTTCGCCCGCGATCAGGAAAAACTCGAAGCCCTGCTGGCCGCCAAGGCCTGA
- the rssC gene encoding anti-sigma factor antagonist RssC produces the protein MSPGRIQFAEQDGTFVLKFVGEVRLTLCSALDATIEKIFTALNFSAIVIDLTETRSIDSTTLGLLAKLSILSRQKVGLLPTVVTTHDDITRLLESMGFDQVFNIVDRPIPCPDCLDDLPSQDQSEEVVKAKVLEAHRILMGLNDSNREAFHDLVSALERH, from the coding sequence ATAAGCCCCGGTCGCATCCAATTCGCCGAGCAGGACGGAACCTTCGTCCTGAAGTTTGTCGGTGAAGTCCGTCTGACGTTGTGTTCAGCACTGGATGCCACGATTGAAAAGATTTTCACCGCGTTGAATTTTTCGGCCATCGTCATCGACTTGACCGAAACTCGCAGTATCGACAGCACGACCCTCGGTTTGCTGGCGAAATTGTCCATTCTGTCGCGGCAGAAGGTTGGTCTGTTGCCGACCGTTGTCACCACTCACGACGACATCACGCGCCTGCTGGAGTCCATGGGCTTCGACCAGGTGTTCAACATCGTCGACCGGCCGATTCCCTGCCCGGATTGCCTGGATGATCTGCCTTCGCAGGATCAGTCCGAAGAGGTGGTGAAGGCCAAGGTGCTGGAAGCGCACCGCATCCTGATGGGGCTCAATGACTCCAATCGCGAAGCCTTTCACGATCTGGTTAGCGCGCTCGAGCGGCACTGA
- a CDS encoding porin gives MNNNKIAITRFLPLTLAAAVALATAQQAAAEIVLYDKDDTTFSTDGYINAFYVNSDVDRDGEQFDRRQSRVKMGFLPNWIGFNFGKQIDDLKLTGRSSFWVTINDSETNGTDTAIDVRQFYGTVSSPEWGEVLVGKDFGLFSRSNIFLDELLAGYGNVSDTLGLVDGNGVSFGNIGTGYPYPFPTSQITYRNNNLAEGLRVAVGIMDPVDTNDDSPTGKAYQENPRFESEVSYQFDLGGSTIYTWVNGAYQTSENTDDTVDKVTSKGLGYGVQAKFGGLSLTGSGFQAKGINPFFTNNLGEPTLRDIDSDGYLLQGSYTWGKNRVALSYGKTEDDGNGLGVAADYETRGIAYFRTINDNLKLVAEYNQYQIDAAAGSGLNEDTDTFAVGAVLSW, from the coding sequence ATGAACAACAACAAGATCGCCATCACTCGATTTCTGCCCCTAACTCTGGCTGCTGCCGTCGCCCTGGCGACCGCTCAGCAGGCCGCCGCCGAGATCGTTCTTTACGACAAGGACGACACCACTTTCTCCACCGACGGTTATATCAACGCCTTCTACGTCAACAGCGACGTGGACCGTGATGGCGAGCAGTTCGACCGCCGTCAATCGCGGGTGAAGATGGGCTTTCTGCCCAACTGGATCGGCTTCAACTTCGGCAAGCAGATCGATGATCTGAAGCTGACCGGCCGCTCGTCCTTCTGGGTCACCATCAACGACAGCGAAACCAATGGCACCGATACCGCCATCGACGTCCGTCAGTTCTACGGCACCGTTTCCAGCCCGGAGTGGGGCGAAGTGCTGGTGGGCAAGGACTTCGGTCTGTTCTCGCGCTCCAACATCTTCCTGGATGAGCTGCTGGCCGGGTACGGCAATGTGTCCGACACCCTCGGTCTGGTAGACGGCAATGGCGTGTCCTTCGGCAACATCGGCACCGGCTACCCGTATCCGTTCCCGACCTCGCAGATCACCTACCGCAACAACAACCTGGCTGAAGGCCTGCGTGTCGCAGTGGGCATCATGGACCCGGTCGACACCAACGACGACAGCCCGACCGGCAAGGCCTACCAGGAAAATCCGCGTTTCGAATCGGAAGTCAGCTACCAGTTCGATCTGGGCGGTTCGACCATCTACACCTGGGTCAACGGTGCCTACCAGACCTCCGAGAACACCGACGACACCGTCGACAAGGTCACCTCCAAGGGCCTCGGCTATGGTGTGCAGGCCAAGTTCGGCGGCCTGTCGCTGACTGGTTCGGGCTTCCAGGCCAAGGGCATCAACCCGTTCTTCACCAACAACCTGGGCGAGCCGACCCTGCGTGACATCGACAGCGACGGCTACCTGCTGCAGGGCTCCTACACCTGGGGCAAGAACCGCGTGGCGCTGTCCTATGGCAAGACCGAGGACGACGGCAACGGCCTGGGCGTGGCGGCGGACTACGAGACCCGCGGTATCGCCTATTTCCGCACCATCAACGACAACCTCAAGCTGGTCGCCGAGTACAACCAGTACCAGATCGATGCCGCCGCCGGCAGCGGTCTGAACGAGGACACCGACACCTTCGCCGTAGGTGCGGTACTCAGCTGGTAA
- the pqqF gene encoding pyrroloquinoline quinone biosynthesis protein PqqF — protein MSDQAPVTRRLANGAELRAQQQLWAQQVGVCLRVAAGGHDEPAAYPGLAHFLEHLLFLGSRDYPVDQGLMAFVQRHGGLVNASTQARYTDFVCEVPAELLQPALTRLLDMLGQPLLAIDAQLREREVLHAEYQARSQDADSRIDHALGQALAAGHRCGAFLAGDRSTLAVESAEFHRALRDHHQRHYQARHMSLTLVGPQPAEQLLDIAEALLGALPAGEGDACSAPPPDLLPLRAPCLHLQHSRSGVYLGLAVQLDTRDLNASLDLLLDAVQDPTPGGLLDGLRAMQLCRQLQARVLYQHGGQCLLRLDFPGASAEQGAAVRAAVQSWAAQLQGDTDWSLRLQHQQQAAALRLLGLSPLAAARELQSSAQDDSQTLHDLNAVLALLARGDGLIELQCGEQARPLWPAIGLDLPLQALPVPSPTPISNHPWRLPGNDPLLAGAAVASAVLPLAALRHHSGQVEGGPAALYWRGPCAAAGDAAAIEAGLLARSADLRWRGERLGIACQLSVQVAGWSLSLRGPAPLLPTFSALLLPLLLATLDEPVEPASQGMLLRALLQRLPHLCELPKVSRLEGLSVGLGVCEQAHLNALCVAVEPLADLSPAPCIETGVDWHQVAQPSTDAALLLFCPLPAGDACTEAAWRLLGQVLQGRFYQRLRGELQLGYALFAGFRQVEGCRGLLFALQSPVCEAAGIFENIRAFLGEQRQSLAALDDEAVSRYRAALLPTLSPAEANLARAEQLWQLHLAGLPEVHLQRVQQALVDLTSSDLLRAHEKLLSARDWRVLASGAPSPA, from the coding sequence ATGTCTGATCAAGCTCCCGTTACCCGGCGACTGGCCAATGGCGCCGAGCTGCGAGCGCAGCAGCAGCTTTGGGCGCAGCAGGTTGGGGTGTGCCTGCGTGTGGCCGCCGGCGGTCATGACGAGCCAGCGGCCTATCCGGGCCTGGCGCACTTTCTCGAACATCTGCTGTTTCTCGGTAGTCGCGATTACCCGGTCGATCAGGGTTTGATGGCCTTCGTCCAGCGCCATGGCGGGCTGGTCAATGCCTCTACCCAGGCGCGTTACACCGATTTCGTCTGTGAGGTGCCGGCCGAGTTGCTGCAGCCAGCGCTGACACGTCTGCTGGATATGCTTGGCCAGCCTTTGCTGGCGATCGACGCGCAGCTGCGTGAGCGCGAGGTGCTGCACGCCGAATACCAAGCACGCAGCCAGGATGCCGACAGTCGCATCGATCATGCGCTGGGCCAGGCGCTAGCCGCTGGGCATCGCTGCGGCGCGTTCCTGGCCGGTGATCGCAGCACGCTGGCTGTGGAATCTGCGGAATTTCATCGGGCGCTGCGTGATCATCACCAACGTCACTACCAGGCTCGGCATATGAGCCTGACCCTGGTCGGGCCACAACCGGCCGAGCAGTTGCTGGATATCGCCGAGGCGCTGCTTGGAGCGTTGCCGGCAGGCGAGGGCGACGCCTGTTCCGCTCCGCCGCCGGACCTGCTGCCGCTGCGAGCGCCGTGCCTGCATCTGCAACACAGTCGCTCTGGTGTGTACCTGGGTCTTGCCGTGCAGCTCGACACCCGCGACCTGAACGCATCGTTGGATCTGTTGCTGGATGCTGTGCAGGACCCTACGCCCGGCGGCTTGCTCGACGGTCTGCGCGCGATGCAATTGTGCCGGCAGTTGCAGGCGCGGGTGCTGTATCAGCACGGTGGGCAATGCCTGCTGCGTCTGGACTTTCCTGGCGCCAGCGCGGAGCAGGGCGCCGCAGTGCGCGCCGCCGTGCAGAGTTGGGCCGCGCAGTTGCAGGGCGATACAGATTGGTCATTGCGACTGCAGCACCAGCAGCAGGCAGCAGCGCTCAGGTTGCTTGGGCTCAGCCCGTTGGCGGCGGCCAGGGAGCTGCAGTCGTCTGCTCAGGACGATAGCCAGACCCTGCACGACCTGAATGCCGTGCTGGCTCTCCTGGCTCGCGGTGATGGGCTGATCGAATTGCAGTGTGGCGAGCAGGCGCGACCCTTGTGGCCGGCAATTGGATTGGATTTGCCATTGCAGGCCTTGCCGGTGCCATCGCCAACCCCAATTTCGAACCATCCCTGGCGGCTGCCTGGCAATGATCCGTTGCTGGCCGGCGCTGCCGTGGCATCGGCCGTTTTGCCGTTGGCCGCGTTGCGACATCATTCGGGGCAGGTCGAGGGTGGGCCGGCTGCGCTTTACTGGCGTGGCCCTTGTGCGGCGGCGGGCGACGCTGCGGCCATCGAAGCGGGATTGCTGGCGCGCAGCGCCGATCTGCGCTGGCGCGGTGAGCGGCTTGGCATTGCCTGCCAGCTGAGCGTACAAGTTGCTGGCTGGAGCCTTTCATTGCGCGGGCCGGCACCACTATTGCCGACCTTCAGTGCTTTGCTGCTACCGCTGCTGTTGGCCACGCTGGATGAACCAGTCGAGCCCGCTTCCCAGGGCATGTTGTTGCGGGCGCTGCTGCAGCGTTTGCCGCACCTGTGCGAACTACCCAAGGTCTCGCGGCTGGAAGGGCTGAGTGTTGGGCTTGGGGTGTGCGAGCAGGCGCACTTGAACGCGTTATGCGTGGCTGTCGAGCCGCTGGCGGATCTATCTCCTGCACCGTGTATCGAGACTGGCGTCGACTGGCACCAGGTCGCGCAGCCAAGTACCGATGCCGCGTTGCTGCTGTTTTGTCCCTTGCCTGCCGGTGATGCCTGCACCGAGGCCGCATGGCGTCTGCTTGGGCAGGTGTTGCAGGGGCGTTTCTACCAGCGCCTGCGTGGTGAGTTGCAACTGGGTTACGCGCTGTTTGCCGGTTTTCGCCAGGTCGAGGGTTGCCGGGGGTTGCTGTTTGCCTTGCAGTCACCCGTCTGCGAGGCGGCTGGCATCTTCGAGAATATCCGCGCCTTTCTGGGCGAGCAGCGTCAGTCGCTCGCTGCGCTGGATGATGAGGCCGTGTCGCGTTACCGCGCTGCCTTGCTACCGACACTGAGCCCGGCCGAGGCCAACCTCGCACGTGCCGAGCAGCTATGGCAGTTGCATCTGGCAGGCTTGCCCGAGGTGCACCTGCAACGGGTGCAGCAGGCGTTGGTCGACCTGACCTCTAGCGATCTGCTGCGAGCACATGAGAAGTTGCTAAGCGCCCGCGACTGGCGCGTGTTGGCCAGCGGAGCACCGTCGCCGGCCTAG
- the nahK gene encoding hybrid sensor histidine kinase/response regulator NahK/ErcS': MACTSTRPSPASPLADLLGVPSAELQARCAALEQENAKLRRINAALIERVESIHSRGDDAYAAFQHSVVLSEQVRERTDALNQAMAELKSSNQLLSDARLRAETAHQHLIDAIESISDAFVLFDDRQRIVLYNSRFKALWARSRARIGTGTRLEEIRRLSRSTGLVVEAQLGKEGEPSLFRLQDGRWVQVSERPTREGGLVILYTDITEVKQSEALRREQALAQKSRLLQRAVDNLSQGMAMVNAEGALELWNHRFLELCGLAPINAHRPFAEVMAESELEPLTPDSRDAAGKPLRQVEVRLFDGRMLEVRTHPLPTGGFVNTFTDITERHRQAQALSDSERWIRLITDHVPALIAYLSADLVYEFTNKVYEEWYCWPRGAMLGQSLREVHSEEHCQRLEPYVELALSGESVSFEFAETNHNGQERYMLRSYVPNRQASGEVVGIFVLIRDITERRRTAEALHQAYQHLEQRVRERTAELTTVNDQLRREIDERTQMEARLREAKGEAEQANLSKTKFLAAVSHDLLQPLNAARLFTSALLEKRDLSGCAPLVRNVSNSLEDVESLLGTLVDISKLDAGVIKPDIAPFAVSELLENLAAEYHQIACSEGLRLDYLPSSVLVRSDVQLLARILRNFLSNAIRYTASGRILLGCRRRGNSLSIEVWDTGIGIAQDKLVEIFQEFKRGDNVQRKQDRGLGLGLAIVEKIAGMLGHRIRVASQQGRGSMFAVEVPLTRRAPRVRAVQDSPDLLLERLSGARVWVLDNDAAICAGMRTLLEGWGCRVVTALSEEDLACQVDNYHAEADLLIADYHLDDERNGVDAVAQINARRSTPLPALMITANYSNELKQQMRELGHSLLHKPVRPMKLKAAMSHLMERGAGA; this comes from the coding sequence ATGGCATGCACATCAACCAGACCTTCACCGGCGTCGCCATTGGCCGACCTGTTGGGCGTGCCGAGCGCTGAGCTGCAGGCACGCTGTGCGGCGCTGGAGCAGGAGAACGCCAAGCTCAGGCGAATCAACGCCGCGTTGATCGAGCGGGTCGAGTCGATCCATTCCCGTGGCGATGACGCCTACGCGGCCTTCCAGCATTCGGTGGTGCTGTCCGAGCAGGTGCGCGAGCGCACCGACGCGCTAAACCAGGCGATGGCCGAGCTGAAATCCAGCAACCAGTTGCTCAGCGATGCGCGCTTGCGTGCCGAGACCGCGCACCAGCATTTGATCGACGCCATCGAGAGTATCTCCGATGCCTTCGTGCTATTCGATGATCGCCAGCGCATCGTGCTGTACAACAGCCGCTTCAAGGCGCTGTGGGCGCGCAGCCGCGCGCGCATCGGCACCGGTACGCGGTTGGAAGAAATTCGCCGGCTGAGCCGCAGCACCGGCCTGGTGGTGGAAGCGCAGCTGGGCAAGGAAGGCGAGCCGAGCCTGTTCCGCCTGCAGGACGGGCGCTGGGTGCAGGTCAGTGAGCGGCCGACCCGGGAGGGCGGGCTGGTGATCCTTTACACCGACATCACCGAGGTGAAGCAGAGCGAGGCGCTGCGCCGCGAGCAGGCCCTGGCGCAGAAGTCGCGCCTGCTGCAGCGCGCGGTCGACAACCTGTCGCAGGGCATGGCCATGGTCAATGCCGAGGGTGCGCTGGAGTTGTGGAATCACCGTTTCCTCGAACTCTGCGGGCTGGCGCCGATCAACGCCCATCGGCCGTTCGCCGAAGTGATGGCGGAAAGCGAACTTGAGCCGCTGACCCCGGACAGCCGCGATGCCGCCGGCAAACCGCTGCGCCAGGTGGAGGTGCGCCTGTTCGACGGGCGCATGCTGGAAGTGCGTACTCATCCGTTGCCCACCGGCGGCTTCGTCAATACCTTCACCGATATCACCGAGCGCCATCGCCAGGCCCAGGCACTGAGCGACAGCGAGCGCTGGATCCGCCTGATCACCGACCACGTGCCGGCGCTGATCGCCTACCTGTCGGCTGATCTGGTCTACGAATTCACCAACAAGGTCTACGAGGAATGGTACTGCTGGCCGCGCGGCGCCATGCTTGGCCAGAGCCTGCGCGAAGTACACAGCGAGGAGCATTGCCAGCGCCTGGAGCCCTACGTCGAATTGGCGCTGTCCGGCGAGAGCGTGAGCTTCGAGTTCGCCGAAACCAACCACAACGGCCAGGAGCGCTACATGCTGCGTTCCTATGTGCCCAACCGTCAGGCCAGCGGCGAAGTGGTCGGCATCTTCGTGCTGATCCGCGACATCACCGAGCGTCGCCGCACTGCCGAGGCATTGCACCAGGCTTATCAACACCTGGAACAGCGCGTACGCGAGCGCACCGCCGAGCTGACCACGGTGAACGACCAGCTGCGTCGCGAGATCGACGAGCGCACGCAGATGGAAGCGCGCCTGCGTGAGGCCAAGGGCGAGGCCGAGCAGGCCAACCTTTCCAAGACCAAGTTCCTCGCCGCGGTCAGCCATGACCTGCTTCAGCCGCTCAATGCCGCGCGGCTGTTCACCAGTGCCTTGTTGGAGAAACGCGACCTGTCAGGCTGTGCGCCGCTGGTGCGCAACGTCAGCAACTCGCTGGAGGACGTCGAGAGCCTGCTCGGCACGCTGGTGGACATTTCCAAGCTCGATGCCGGGGTGATCAAGCCCGATATCGCGCCATTCGCCGTCAGCGAGCTGCTGGAGAACCTGGCCGCCGAGTATCACCAGATCGCCTGTAGCGAGGGCTTGCGCCTGGACTACCTGCCCAGCTCGGTGCTGGTGCGCAGCGACGTGCAATTGCTGGCGCGGATTCTGCGCAACTTCCTCAGCAACGCCATTCGCTACACCGCCAGCGGGCGCATCCTGCTGGGCTGCCGGCGGCGCGGCAACAGCCTGTCCATCGAAGTCTGGGACACCGGCATCGGTATCGCCCAGGACAAGCTGGTGGAAATTTTCCAGGAGTTCAAACGCGGCGATAACGTGCAGCGCAAGCAGGATCGCGGCCTGGGTCTGGGCCTGGCGATCGTCGAGAAGATTGCGGGCATGCTCGGTCATCGCATCCGCGTAGCATCGCAGCAGGGCAGGGGCTCGATGTTCGCCGTCGAGGTGCCGCTGACCCGCCGAGCGCCGCGCGTGCGTGCCGTGCAGGACAGCCCGGATCTGCTGCTCGAACGCCTCAGCGGCGCGCGGGTCTGGGTGCTGGATAACGATGCGGCGATCTGCGCCGGCATGCGCACCCTGCTCGAAGGCTGGGGCTGCCGGGTAGTGACTGCGCTGAGTGAAGAAGACCTGGCGTGCCAGGTGGACAACTACCATGCCGAGGCCGACCTGCTGATCGCCGACTATCACCTCGACGACGAGCGCAATGGCGTCGACGCGGTGGCGCAGATCAACGCCCGGCGTAGTACACCGCTACCGGCGCTGATGATCACCGCCAACTACAGCAACGAGCTCAAGCAGCAGATGCGCGAGCTGGGCCACAGCCTGCTGCACAAACCGGTAAGGCCGATGAAGCTGAAGGCGGCGATGAGTCATTTGATGGAGCGTGGGGCAGGGGCTTGA
- the dusA gene encoding tRNA dihydrouridine(20/20a) synthase DusA, with product MSQDSNRLALSRRFSVAPMMDWTDRHCRFFLRQLSRHALLYTEMVTTGALIHGDRERFLRYSECEHPIALQLGGSNPQDLATCAKMAEEHGYDEVNLNVGCPSDRVQNNMIGACLMGHPALVADCVKAMQDAVSIPVTVKHRIGINGRDSYAELCDFVGQVRDAGCRSFTVHARIAILEGLSPKENREIPPLCYDIAAQLKQDFPDLEIILNGGIKTLEECEQHLKTFDGVMLGREAYHNPYLLAQVDSRLFGAADTGISRMDALLALKPYVEQHLREGGTLHHVSRHVLGLAQGFPGARRFRQLLSVDIHKVQDPLALLDQAAELLRGH from the coding sequence ATGTCCCAGGATTCCAACCGCCTCGCCCTGTCTCGCCGCTTTTCCGTCGCCCCGATGATGGATTGGACTGACCGTCACTGCCGGTTCTTTCTCCGTCAGCTGTCGCGTCATGCCCTGCTCTACACCGAGATGGTCACCACCGGCGCGCTGATCCATGGCGACCGCGAGCGTTTCCTGCGTTACAGCGAGTGCGAACATCCGATTGCCCTGCAGTTGGGCGGCAGCAACCCGCAGGATCTGGCGACCTGCGCGAAGATGGCCGAAGAACATGGCTATGACGAAGTGAACCTGAACGTCGGCTGCCCCAGCGACCGGGTGCAGAACAACATGATCGGCGCCTGCCTGATGGGCCACCCGGCGCTGGTCGCCGACTGCGTGAAGGCCATGCAGGACGCCGTGAGCATCCCGGTGACGGTCAAGCACCGCATCGGCATAAATGGCCGTGACAGCTACGCCGAGCTGTGCGATTTCGTCGGCCAGGTGCGCGATGCCGGCTGCCGCAGCTTCACTGTGCATGCGCGCATTGCCATCCTCGAAGGACTGTCGCCGAAGGAAAACCGTGAGATTCCGCCGCTGTGCTACGACATCGCCGCGCAGCTCAAGCAGGACTTCCCAGATCTGGAGATCATCCTCAACGGCGGCATCAAGACCCTCGAGGAATGCGAGCAGCACCTGAAGACCTTCGATGGCGTGATGCTCGGCCGCGAGGCCTATCACAACCCCTATCTGCTGGCGCAGGTGGACAGCCGCCTGTTCGGCGCCGCAGACACGGGTATTTCCCGCATGGACGCTCTGCTCGCACTCAAACCCTACGTCGAGCAGCACCTACGCGAGGGCGGCACCCTGCATCACGTCAGCCGTCACGTACTGGGCCTGGCCCAGGGCTTCCCCGGTGCCCGACGTTTCCGCCAGCTGCTGTCGGTGGACATTCACAAGGTGCAAGACCCGCTGGCGCTGCTCGATCAGGCAGCCGAATTGCTACGCGGTCATTGA